Proteins encoded in a region of the Psychromicrobium lacuslunae genome:
- a CDS encoding TIGR03773 family transporter-associated surface protein, producing the protein MKFRPVLRQASIILGISMAAGTILLPALPVQAAPATPSPVVLDAGYLQFAPLVKAFDGNPGRVESFTPGIAVNKKSWLEDAETKNFSAETFLPANQAIIHLGEPDRNAAGGYGTPATENFLAGGALKGSKQSGADYIAAGRLLLGSGTLMSKGADKSSSELNARGETTRDFTGSNSANAMKLTAVSGPSGATAVVTGSAGGTENSWDSGKLSSGAAQPALEMNITGSLATHFSAAGRYCLTIEQTIKSKQSGLLSASATYTVYAGKLPAQPTLCEGSQPDPDPGTPDPNNPDPGTPSAPVKVLGSGHLDIRAPLSGNGKSLQLQAANSQQRVPFKDLVLTGVRSGKVPLTNSQQNFSVVGSPGTPYWYYGQGEEDLEHHVWPGFSGEDFAPADLAFGFEDASLTKVLGPVGGHFAMFFNDAVTDRLRPDAVYFDTRQGMPQSYPIGAASHNHFNWTFTQPGKYCLAFEAKALRSSGAWASDIAQLTVWVGDPALAASQIPCDRSGGTSGLSVLSRPKTAPAPQRISPVQQAGMITLEPALEAGQLGLNARVQGNTAQASRDVLPGNLILSSSLLSGGKYLFDSGDGESSPALLFDSARITPSSLSGLLEISFGKVAGPGNVELLRGNTAILSSDARRGLPQTLLAAQSRDNSVRWAFDQPGVYCVPVNLSAQLPGSTQPLRSSSVLSFVVGSTDPSASDYVNRSQLKACAQGGRPSKPGDAVKPGGWGTEPGAQKPVGVTVISEGHVDIASRAAGNGMTTQIKDSSQGSVVYRNPAKTVFQVKNQAKRTIQAGSSFGFLGKSGSQVYLLGQTQESGLLWPGWSTEEVPELGPVTWTLTKLGTLGSGPAPGNFAMYQLGDLGQPEIKFNSAAGVNQFTIPAAVHQHGSWVFSAPGVYCTAFHRGAANGASSDFTVAWAVGEQLDASMVDPARCFAGEKVQGLPDTVKSAGEAPDIAAAANAGAAQSSAPVMCLAGTTSTTLPTGATILDQGHVDFATRVVDGRLRSQIKDGTTGTVQWREPASTVIKLKPAAKITSPGGAFDFLGPAGSSIYQIPQTQRPGLVWLGWNTEELGSGQVSGPVTWSLDAVEGPGQVHIFELSAFGSPIQVLSAGSSYQIPLNTHAHGNWAFSEPGLYRLKMTQEAVLSGGPRVSDSQVLTVLVGDAPAAIAAKPVNSASGSTAVKAPKSGQANCVASAVQKKTTLKPASKAPSGLTQASVPLEADGNTTAQAAWPLWWWIALGAGVLLLGAGFGTGGTIWVLRKK; encoded by the coding sequence GTGAAATTTCGCCCCGTCTTGCGCCAGGCTTCGATCATCCTCGGTATTTCTATGGCGGCAGGGACGATCCTGCTACCAGCTCTCCCGGTGCAAGCAGCACCGGCAACGCCCTCGCCGGTAGTTCTTGACGCGGGCTACCTTCAGTTCGCTCCCTTAGTGAAGGCTTTTGACGGCAACCCAGGCCGGGTGGAATCTTTCACCCCGGGCATCGCCGTGAATAAGAAGTCCTGGTTAGAAGACGCTGAGACGAAGAACTTCAGCGCAGAAACCTTTCTTCCAGCTAACCAAGCGATTATTCATCTTGGAGAGCCGGATCGAAATGCGGCGGGAGGCTATGGCACACCGGCCACCGAGAACTTCCTGGCTGGCGGAGCGCTGAAAGGAAGTAAGCAGAGTGGAGCTGACTACATCGCGGCGGGGAGGCTCTTGCTAGGGAGCGGAACCTTAATGTCCAAAGGAGCCGACAAGAGCAGTTCGGAACTCAACGCTCGCGGCGAGACGACGCGAGATTTCACCGGTAGTAACTCGGCTAATGCCATGAAACTCACTGCGGTCAGCGGGCCCAGCGGAGCCACCGCCGTCGTCACCGGCAGTGCGGGCGGCACCGAAAACAGCTGGGATAGCGGCAAGCTCAGTTCCGGAGCCGCTCAGCCAGCCCTCGAAATGAACATTACCGGTTCACTCGCTACCCACTTCAGTGCAGCCGGTCGCTATTGCCTGACGATCGAGCAAACCATTAAGAGCAAACAAAGTGGCTTGCTTAGCGCTTCTGCTACCTACACCGTCTATGCCGGTAAGCTACCCGCTCAACCGACGTTGTGCGAAGGCTCTCAACCGGATCCGGACCCGGGCACTCCGGACCCGAACAACCCCGATCCAGGGACGCCTTCCGCACCCGTCAAGGTGCTCGGCTCGGGGCACCTTGATATCAGGGCGCCGCTCAGCGGCAACGGTAAGTCCTTGCAGCTCCAAGCCGCCAACTCGCAACAGCGAGTCCCCTTCAAAGACCTGGTGCTGACCGGCGTCCGCTCGGGCAAGGTCCCGTTGACAAATTCCCAGCAGAACTTCAGCGTGGTCGGGTCGCCCGGAACACCGTACTGGTATTACGGCCAGGGCGAAGAAGATCTGGAGCACCATGTCTGGCCTGGCTTTAGCGGCGAGGACTTTGCTCCCGCCGACCTCGCCTTCGGCTTCGAGGATGCCAGCCTAACCAAAGTATTAGGGCCGGTCGGAGGGCATTTTGCAATGTTCTTCAACGATGCGGTGACCGATCGGCTACGTCCGGATGCGGTCTATTTCGATACTCGGCAAGGCATGCCGCAAAGCTATCCGATCGGCGCTGCCAGCCATAATCACTTCAATTGGACGTTCACTCAGCCCGGAAAGTACTGCCTGGCCTTTGAAGCGAAGGCCTTGCGCTCCTCGGGAGCTTGGGCGAGCGACATCGCACAGCTCACCGTCTGGGTTGGCGATCCGGCGCTCGCCGCCTCCCAAATACCGTGTGACCGAAGCGGAGGGACGTCAGGTTTGAGTGTTCTTTCCCGCCCTAAAACGGCGCCCGCTCCGCAGCGCATCAGCCCGGTACAGCAAGCCGGCATGATCACGCTGGAACCAGCGCTGGAGGCAGGCCAGCTGGGACTAAATGCTCGGGTGCAGGGCAATACCGCGCAAGCCTCGCGCGACGTGCTCCCTGGGAATCTGATCCTGTCTTCCAGCTTGCTCTCCGGCGGTAAGTACCTCTTCGACTCCGGGGACGGCGAATCCTCGCCAGCGCTTTTGTTCGATTCGGCCAGAATTACACCGAGTTCGTTGAGCGGTCTTCTTGAAATTTCCTTTGGCAAGGTCGCCGGCCCGGGCAATGTCGAACTGCTTCGGGGCAATACCGCAATCCTCTCTAGCGACGCTCGCCGCGGCTTGCCGCAGACTCTGCTGGCGGCCCAATCTCGTGATAATAGTGTCCGCTGGGCTTTCGATCAGCCCGGCGTGTACTGCGTTCCGGTGAACCTTTCCGCCCAGCTCCCCGGTTCAACCCAGCCGCTACGCTCCAGCAGCGTGCTGAGTTTTGTTGTTGGTTCGACCGATCCGTCGGCGAGCGATTACGTGAACCGCTCACAGCTCAAGGCCTGTGCGCAAGGCGGTCGGCCAAGTAAGCCCGGGGACGCCGTCAAGCCCGGAGGTTGGGGGACGGAGCCAGGAGCTCAGAAGCCGGTGGGTGTCACGGTGATCTCGGAGGGTCATGTCGACATCGCGAGCCGCGCCGCGGGAAACGGCATGACCACGCAGATCAAAGACTCATCACAGGGCTCAGTGGTTTATCGGAATCCTGCGAAGACCGTTTTTCAGGTGAAAAATCAGGCGAAGCGGACCATTCAAGCCGGGTCCAGTTTCGGCTTTCTCGGCAAGTCAGGGTCTCAGGTCTATCTCCTCGGTCAAACCCAGGAGAGCGGTTTGCTATGGCCGGGTTGGTCAACCGAAGAGGTCCCGGAGCTAGGGCCGGTGACCTGGACCCTGACCAAGTTGGGTACGCTTGGCTCGGGGCCCGCGCCGGGAAATTTTGCGATGTACCAATTGGGCGATCTGGGCCAGCCGGAAATCAAGTTCAATTCGGCTGCCGGGGTCAATCAATTTACCATCCCCGCCGCAGTTCATCAGCACGGTTCCTGGGTATTTTCGGCTCCCGGTGTGTATTGCACTGCTTTCCATCGAGGCGCAGCCAATGGTGCGAGCAGCGACTTCACCGTGGCCTGGGCGGTGGGGGAGCAGCTGGACGCCAGTATGGTTGATCCGGCTCGCTGTTTTGCGGGCGAGAAAGTGCAGGGCTTGCCCGACACCGTAAAGAGCGCGGGTGAGGCGCCTGATATTGCCGCGGCTGCTAATGCCGGTGCCGCCCAGTCCTCGGCTCCTGTGATGTGCCTGGCTGGCACGACCTCGACAACGCTACCTACGGGGGCGACAATTCTGGACCAGGGCCACGTGGATTTTGCGACCCGGGTAGTGGACGGTCGTTTGCGCTCGCAAATCAAAGATGGCACTACCGGAACCGTGCAGTGGCGGGAGCCTGCGAGCACCGTGATCAAGCTCAAACCGGCCGCCAAGATCACCTCGCCCGGAGGAGCCTTTGACTTTCTTGGTCCGGCTGGCAGCTCGATTTACCAGATTCCTCAGACGCAGCGCCCGGGATTGGTCTGGCTCGGCTGGAATACAGAAGAACTCGGTTCAGGCCAAGTCTCCGGTCCGGTGACCTGGAGCTTGGACGCCGTCGAGGGGCCGGGGCAAGTTCACATTTTTGAACTTAGTGCCTTTGGATCACCCATCCAGGTGCTGAGCGCTGGGAGTAGTTACCAGATTCCGTTGAACACGCATGCCCATGGCAATTGGGCGTTTAGCGAGCCGGGCCTTTACCGGCTCAAGATGACGCAAGAAGCGGTGCTTTCGGGCGGTCCGCGAGTCAGCGACAGCCAGGTGCTGACGGTTTTGGTGGGAGATGCCCCCGCCGCGATCGCGGCCAAGCCAGTAAACTCCGCCTCGGGTTCGACGGCAGTCAAGGCGCCGAAGAGCGGTCAGGCAAATTGCGTTGCCAGCGCCGTGCAGAAGAAGACCACGCTCAAGCCGGCCAGCAAGGCACCCTCGGGACTAACTCAGGCCTCGGTTCCGCTCGAGGCTGACGGTAACACCACGGCGCAAGCAGCATGGCCCTTGTGGTGGTGGATCGCGCTGGGTGCCGGGGTCTTGCTCCTGGGCGCCGGGTTCGGCACCGGAGGAACAATCTGGGTGTTGCGGAAGAAGTAA
- a CDS encoding TIGR03769 domain-containing protein yields the protein MTISHTLESSPTTKRFSRTGRRAGIAATVFAGIAALTLAAGAPAQAATVITEGHIDVVRASISSDGSKLVLGTNDENKGNYYTAAQASSVEFDVTKKEGTNWIIPASQTGNELFTGFAGSGNEAPGADSGEKGLYTKLAGGDHIKFTVTPAASNPGTLSLNFPSTTGVVTAGNSYTVALKAGEDEAFHAHPKWTFSAKGTYSVTVTASNPEGKVANSGAITLKFVTK from the coding sequence GTGACTATCAGCCACACTCTGGAATCTTCCCCAACCACCAAGCGATTCAGCCGGACCGGACGCCGGGCGGGTATCGCAGCTACCGTTTTCGCCGGCATTGCCGCCCTGACGCTGGCGGCAGGTGCCCCCGCCCAAGCCGCTACCGTCATCACTGAAGGTCATATCGACGTCGTCCGTGCTTCGATCAGCAGCGATGGCAGCAAGCTGGTGCTCGGCACCAATGATGAAAACAAGGGCAACTACTACACTGCGGCGCAAGCTAGCTCAGTGGAGTTCGACGTGACAAAGAAGGAGGGCACCAACTGGATCATCCCGGCAAGCCAGACCGGCAACGAGCTGTTCACTGGTTTTGCGGGCTCCGGTAACGAAGCCCCCGGGGCCGATTCCGGTGAAAAGGGCCTGTATACGAAGCTGGCCGGCGGCGATCACATTAAGTTCACGGTCACCCCCGCTGCGAGCAACCCCGGCACCCTGAGCTTGAATTTCCCCAGCACCACCGGAGTGGTGACAGCCGGGAATAGCTACACCGTCGCTCTGAAGGCTGGTGAAGATGAGGCCTTCCACGCTCATCCCAAGTGGACCTTCAGCGCCAAGGGCACTTACTCGGTCACCGTGACCGCGAGTAACCCCGAAGGCAAGGTGGCTAATTCTGGAGCCATCACCTTGAAGTTCGTCACCAAATAA
- a CDS encoding anchored repeat-type ABC transporter permease subunit, translating into MTPVDFLQDLTNPTLSFLPKALLVSLFSSIICGVIGCFVVLRGMAFIGDAVSHAVFPGLAMAFVVQGNLLLGGAAAGILTAIFVAIFSQNRRIREDSLIGVIFAAAFALGIIVISRAPGYAGSLESFLFGSITGIPVEDVWTVGLGGAAVLLIIALLAKELIAVSVDREMARALGLPVLWLDMALYILVSIVVVLSIQTIGNILVLALLITPAAAARLLTDRLWVMMLVSPMIGAFSAVAGLYISWSLDFPVGGTIVLVATAVFVLAWLLGPKHGLLGKVLRGKTHLVDNRSQLIKDEVVENHSQQLHPLDARKSAS; encoded by the coding sequence ATGACTCCCGTAGATTTCCTTCAGGACCTGACTAACCCGACCTTGAGTTTCTTGCCCAAGGCGTTGTTAGTTTCGCTGTTCTCCTCGATTATTTGCGGGGTGATCGGCTGCTTCGTGGTGCTACGCGGCATGGCCTTTATTGGCGACGCCGTCTCTCATGCGGTTTTCCCCGGTTTAGCGATGGCTTTCGTGGTGCAGGGGAATTTATTACTTGGCGGGGCGGCGGCGGGAATTCTTACCGCCATCTTTGTCGCGATTTTTTCGCAAAACCGCCGAATCCGGGAAGACAGCCTGATTGGCGTGATTTTTGCTGCGGCTTTCGCGCTGGGCATTATCGTGATCTCTCGGGCGCCTGGCTATGCCGGCTCGCTGGAGTCCTTCCTCTTTGGATCGATCACCGGTATTCCGGTGGAAGACGTGTGGACGGTGGGGCTGGGAGGTGCAGCCGTGCTCCTCATCATCGCTTTATTGGCTAAGGAGCTGATTGCGGTGAGTGTGGATCGAGAGATGGCCCGCGCTTTGGGACTGCCCGTGCTTTGGCTTGATATGGCGCTCTACATTCTGGTGTCCATCGTGGTGGTGCTTTCGATTCAGACCATCGGGAACATCCTGGTGCTTGCCTTGCTGATCACCCCGGCGGCGGCCGCCCGGCTGCTCACGGATCGGCTCTGGGTGATGATGCTGGTGTCGCCGATGATCGGTGCCTTCTCCGCCGTGGCCGGCCTATATATTTCCTGGAGCCTGGACTTTCCAGTGGGCGGCACCATCGTCTTGGTGGCCACCGCGGTGTTTGTCCTGGCTTGGTTGTTAGGACCTAAACACGGCCTTCTGGGCAAGGTGTTACGGGGCAAGACGCATCTTGTTGACAATCGTTCTCAATTAATCAAAGATGAAGTTGTTGAGAATCATTCTCAACAACTTCATCCCCTCGACGCTAGAAAGAGCGCATCGTGA
- a CDS encoding anchored repeat-type ABC transporter ATP-binding subunit, with translation MTARARDAVDLPDRDVEALLVKGLEVELAGRPVLRGLDLSIKAGEQVGLLGPNGAGKTTLLRSILGLVRSRGSVRIAGVSRAAGRQRIGYVPQRHEFSWDFPITVEAVVMTGRVARIGWWRRPGEPDYRAVRAAVHRVGLDDLRARPVGELSGGQRQRVLVARALALNPELLLLDEPFTGLDVPTQELLTDLFRQLAAEGKALLMTTHDLYSAALECSRIALLDGKILIDAPPREVLSSEHWRRVFGSRVVLPELPDVPGLAEVLR, from the coding sequence ATGACGGCGAGAGCGAGGGACGCCGTTGATCTGCCGGATCGAGACGTGGAGGCCCTGCTGGTCAAGGGGCTTGAGGTGGAGTTGGCGGGCCGGCCAGTGCTTCGCGGTCTCGACCTGAGCATCAAGGCGGGTGAGCAGGTCGGTTTACTGGGGCCGAACGGAGCCGGGAAAACGACCTTGCTGCGTTCCATCCTCGGCCTAGTTCGTAGCCGAGGTAGTGTCCGGATAGCCGGTGTCTCCCGGGCTGCAGGACGGCAGCGCATTGGCTACGTTCCGCAGCGCCACGAGTTTTCTTGGGACTTCCCGATTACCGTTGAAGCGGTGGTGATGACCGGCCGAGTCGCGCGAATCGGCTGGTGGCGTCGTCCCGGGGAGCCGGACTACCGGGCAGTGCGAGCAGCTGTGCACCGGGTCGGCCTGGATGATTTGCGGGCTCGCCCGGTCGGTGAGCTTTCCGGCGGTCAGCGCCAGCGCGTCCTGGTGGCCCGTGCCCTCGCGCTCAACCCGGAATTATTATTGCTGGACGAGCCCTTCACCGGGCTTGACGTGCCAACTCAGGAGTTGCTCACCGATCTCTTCCGTCAGCTCGCCGCTGAGGGGAAGGCGTTATTGATGACCACTCACGACCTCTACAGTGCCGCTCTGGAATGCAGTCGAATCGCCCTGCTGGATGGCAAGATCCTGATCGACGCGCCACCACGAGAGGTACTCAGCTCGGAACATTGGCGACGGGTCTTTGGCAGTCGGGTGGTGTTGCCGGAATTACCTGATGTTCCCGGGCTTGCTGAGGTGCTTCGATGA
- a CDS encoding choice-of-anchor M domain-containing protein gives MKLISSVAASILAAAVLSTPLLPPSPTAPTVQNTPQTIAPDEPAVNGQAVISNGHVDIGPRFSQGPNENWAVQLHDDSGAKPVWRSLPDVVLQVSDQAKQAVPDDPSYRFLGIPAGQEVYVVPQTQQPGVVWVGWNTQDPRVIASIKRQARFSLVSAQGPGSVLMYLQSGDLSAPQILWNSTKAARQDIYMDANVHTHANWVFSKPGSYLLTVEFAAELSNGKTSVDRQVLRFAVGSGTNPQDVFNTAVQQPSQPAGSAADAATDQTGQGLIWLAAGGAAALAVLLIVVLLLRSLVKSRRAKLAVENSAIDSSSGGRS, from the coding sequence ATGAAATTGATTTCCTCGGTGGCGGCATCAATCCTTGCCGCCGCGGTGCTGAGCACGCCGCTCTTGCCGCCCTCGCCAACCGCGCCCACTGTTCAGAACACTCCGCAGACCATCGCTCCTGACGAGCCAGCGGTGAATGGTCAGGCGGTGATCTCCAATGGTCACGTCGATATCGGTCCACGCTTCAGCCAGGGGCCGAACGAGAACTGGGCCGTTCAACTGCACGATGACTCTGGCGCGAAGCCTGTCTGGCGTTCGCTTCCCGATGTGGTGCTCCAGGTCTCCGATCAGGCCAAGCAGGCTGTGCCGGATGACCCGAGTTACCGATTCCTCGGTATCCCGGCGGGTCAGGAAGTCTATGTGGTGCCGCAAACCCAGCAGCCCGGCGTGGTCTGGGTGGGTTGGAATACCCAGGATCCCCGGGTCATTGCGTCGATCAAGCGACAGGCGAGATTCAGTCTAGTCTCGGCGCAGGGCCCCGGTTCGGTGCTGATGTATTTGCAATCCGGAGACCTCAGCGCTCCCCAAATCCTATGGAACTCCACGAAGGCTGCCCGTCAAGACATTTACATGGACGCCAATGTGCATACTCACGCCAACTGGGTTTTTAGTAAACCCGGTAGTTACCTGTTGACGGTCGAGTTCGCGGCTGAGCTCAGCAACGGCAAGACCAGCGTAGATCGGCAAGTGCTGCGCTTCGCGGTCGGATCAGGCACCAATCCGCAGGACGTTTTCAACACTGCGGTACAGCAGCCATCTCAGCCCGCTGGCTCAGCTGCGGATGCCGCTACGGATCAAACAGGGCAAGGACTGATCTGGCTGGCTGCGGGTGGTGCGGCGGCGCTCGCCGTGCTGCTGATCGTGGTGTTGTTATTGCGTTCGCTAGTAAAAAGCCGCCGCGCCAAACTGGCGGTGGAGAACAGTGCTATCGATTCTTCCTCCGGTGGGCGGTCATGA